The Plasmodium vinckei vinckei genome assembly, chromosome: PVVCY_14 genome window below encodes:
- a CDS encoding histone chaperone ASF1, putative, whose translation MSEVNVTKVIVNNPICDILDPFVFTIEFEALNKLEADLEWKIFYISAVNNEGESNQDIELDNIYLGPIERGVMMFDYAVNPPDYKNMDADSVLGLQAILISANYKEKEFIRIAYYMNSFYKDIELRENPPAVPQYDKICRHIFVDNPRIVKFSILWDSEERDEFKEFDKENEKIELLNFSKMKEENQSNSNITNQSTQDNILVPNGLNDYNPNNGNFNTTISNNMQNGMNTLNYIKNNEMPVDMDRCEIINENIKGISSITIDNKNMQ comes from the exons atgtctGAAGTAAACGTAACAAAAGTAATAGTAAATAATCCAATATGTGATATTTTAGACCCCTTTGTTTTTACTATTGAATTTGAGGCACTAAATAAATTGGAAGCAGATCTCGaatggaaaatattttatatttcagCTGTTAATAATGAAGGAGAAAGTAACCAAGACATTGAATTAgacaatatttatttaggCCCAATCGAAAGAGGAGTAATGATGTTTGACTATGCTGTCAACCCACctgattataaaaat ATGGACGCAGATAGCGTTTTAGGACTTCAAGCCATTTTGATATCAGCAAATTATAAGGAAAAAGAATTTATAAGAATAgcttattatatgaattcCTTTTATAAAGATATTGAATTGAGAGAAAACCCACCAGCTGTCCCacaatatgataaaatatgtagacATATATTTGTTGACAACCCAAGAATAGTTAAATTTAGTATTTTATGGGATTCTGAAGAAAGAGATGAATTTAAAGAGTttgataaagaaaatgaaaaaatagaattattaaatttttcaaaaatgaaagaagAAAATCAAAGTAATTCAAATATTACAAATCAATCAACACAAGACAATATTTTAGTTCCAAATGGACTTAATGATTATAATCCAAATAACGGTAATTTTAATACAACCATTAGTAATAACATGCAAAATGGCATGAATACacttaattatattaaaaataatgaaatgcCAGTTGATATGGATAGGtgtgaaataataaatgaaaatataaaaggtATTAGTAGTATAActattgataataaaaatatgcaataa
- a CDS encoding cytochrome c heme lyase, putative: MMKNVEEKNETGLDKNKSACPLTSRNSEFFSIKENEINKRNMMPNIPNHSLNIEKDDNIKLNKKRDISSIPKNDNEYWLYPSPQQFYNSLIRKNKDIDKVDVDAVVSIHNDVNEESWKSILKYEHMHKKKCDKVTLQRFCGKFDDLSFKAKFRSTFSRLGKPFDRHDWYIDRCGEEVKYILDYYNDESINDDKNIYIDVRPAMRNLSTIWDRIRYPFYELYFKHIKKDKLFR, encoded by the exons atgatgaaaaatgtagaagaaaaaaatgaaacaggattagacaaaaataaatcagcATGCCCACTAACTTCACGAAATTCAGAATTTTTCtcaataaaagaaaatg AAATTAACAAACGAAATATGATGCCAAATATACCTAATCATTCATTAAACATTGAAAaagatgataatataaaattaaataaaaaaagggaTATTTCATCAATCcctaaaaatgataatgaatATTGGTTATATCCATCTCCtcaacaattttataattcattaataagaaaaaataaagatattgATAAAGTTGATGTTGATGCAGTTGTAAGTATACACAATGATGTTAATGAAGAGTCGTGGaaaagtatattaaaatatgagcACATGCATAAAAa AAAATGTGATAAAGTGACTTTACAACGATTTTGTGGCAAGTTTGATGATCTATCGTTTAAGGCAAAGTTTAGAAGCACTTTTTCAAG ATTAGGAAAACCATTTGATAGACATGATTGGTATATAGACAGGTGTGGGGAAgaagtaaaatatattttggatTACTATAATGATGAATCAATAAATGACGATAAgaat ATATATATCGATGTAAGACCGGCTATGAGAAACTTGTCGACCATTTGGGACCGGATTCGATACCCTTTTTATGAGCTTTATTTTAAGCACATCAAAAAAGATAAACTCTTTAGATAG
- a CDS encoding splicing factor 3B subunit 6, putative produces the protein MSRRNIRLPAEVSRILYVRNLPYKITAEELYDIFGKYGTVRQIRKGNSEGTRGTSFVVYDDIYDAKNALDHLSGFNVAGRYLVILYYDPVKAQKKKELQEKLKNEKESS, from the exons atgtCTAGAAGAAATATTAGATTACCTGCTGAAGTCAGCCGAATACTTTATGTCAG AAATTTGCCATACAAAATAACAGCTGAGGAGTTATACGATATTTTTGGAAAATATGGAACCGTTAGGCAAATAAGAAAAGGGAATTCTGAAGGGACTAGGGGAACATCATTTGTTGTTtatgatgatatatatgatgCGAAAAATGCATTAGATCATTTGTCTGGTTTTAATGTTGCAGGAAGATATTTAGTTATTCTATATTATGACCCTGTTAAGGcacaaaagaaaaaagagttacaagaaaaattaaaaaatgaaaaggaatcgtcataa